From the genome of Papaver somniferum cultivar HN1 chromosome 2, ASM357369v1, whole genome shotgun sequence, one region includes:
- the LOC113350993 gene encoding cytochrome P450 87A3-like, which yields MLVPVSLCIGTLIIICITHWVYRWRNPRCNGKLPPGSMGFPFIGETHRFFTPTTSSDIPPFMKERMERYGPVFKTSLVRQSFIVSTDREVNHMIMSHQEGQSFEFWYPETVKTILGQASLLTLNGSIHRYIWNMVLSLVGPESLKQKLLPHIVHGVKRNLLLWGNQDTVDLKEAVSKMIFELTARKLISYEYDPTKPSENLRECFAAFNEGLISFPLDIPGTAYHKCLQGRKHAMKILKAMLQERRKIPKSCPEDFFDHVLDELKNEGTKLTEAIGLDLMFLLLFASLKTTSISTTFANKLLTENPAVLEELTEEKHDAIIRSRKNEDAQLTWKEYKSTKFTIKVINESVRLANIVPGVFRKALKDVHIKGYTIPAGWAVMLCIPSVHLNPSEYKDPLEFNPHRWDGVELNGGTKDFMAFGAGQRFCVGTDFAKLQMAVFLHFLVTKYKWKTIKGGDITRIPGVTFPNGFHIKISEKNT from the exons ATGTTAGTACCTGTTAGTTTATGCATTGGTACCTTAATAATCATATGCATAACTCACTGGGTTTATAGATGGAGAAACCCCAGATGCAATGGGAAACTTCCTCCCGGTTCTATGGGTTTCCCATTTATTGGCGAAACTCATCGGTTTTTTACACCAACTACTTCGTCTGATATTCCTCCTTTCATGAAAGAAAGAATGGAAAG ATATGGTCCCGTTTTCAAAACTAGTTTGGTTCGACAATCTTTCATCGTATCAACAGATCGTGAAGTCAATCACATGATCATGTCCCATCAAGAAGGCCAATCATTTGAATTTTGGTATCCTGAAACTGTTAAAACAATATTAGGGCAAGCAAGTTTATTGACATTAAATGGGTCGATTCATAGGTACATATGGAACATGGTTTTGAGTCTTGTTGGTCCCGAAAGTCTGAAACAAAAGCTGCTCCCTCATATAGTACATGGGGTAAAAAGAAATCTGTTGCTGTGGGGGAATCAGGATACAGTAGATTTGAAAGAAGCCGTATCGAAG ATGATATTTGAACTGACCGCAAGGAAACTCATCAGCTACGAATATGATCCAACCAAGCCCTCAGAGAACCTAAGAGAATGTTTTGCTGCATTCAATGAAGGATTGATTTCTTTCCCACTCGACATTCCTGGGACGGCGTACCACAAATGCTTACA GGGTCGCAAGCACGCAATGAAGATCCTGAAAGCTATGCTACAAGAGAGACGAAAAATACCTAAAAGTTGTCCAGAAGATTTCTTTGATCATGTCCTGGATGAATTGAAGAATGAAGGAACAAAGCTAACCGAAGCAATTGGATTAGACTTGATGTTTTTGCTTCTCTTTGCCAGCTTAAAGACAACTTCTATATCAACAACTTTTGCCAATAAGTTACTTACAGAGAACCCTGCAGTGTTGGAAGAATTAACG GAAGAAAAACATGATGCAATCATCCGTAGTAGAAAAAACGAAGATGCACAACTCACATGGAAAGAATACAAATCAACGAAATTCACAATTAAG GTTATTAATGAGTCAGTGAGACTGGCAAATATTGTTCCTGGAGTTTTCAGAAAAGCATTGAAAGATGTACATATAAAGG GATACACAATACCAGCAGGGTGGGCTGTCATGCTATGCATTCCGTCAGTGCATCTGAATCCTTCCGAGTACAAAGATCCCCTTGAATTCAATCCACATAGATGGGAT GGTGTGGAGTTAAATGGAGGAACAAAAGATTTCATGGCTTTTGGAGCTGGTCAGAGATTTTGTGTTGGAACAGACTTTGCTAAGCTTCAGATGGCTGTTTTCCTTCATTTCTTGGTTACGAAATACAA GTGGAAAACAATCAAAGGAGGAGATATTACCCGGATTCCTGGTGTAACATTTCCAAATGGTTTTCACATTAAAATCTCAGAAAAGAATACCTGA